In Oscillatoria sp. FACHB-1406, the DNA window GTTTGGCTTCTTCGGAAGTGTTGCTAGAAACTTATCCCGAAGCCACGGTGGGGGAATTTGCGGCGGTGCGATCGATTTTAGTGAGCGATCGCGTTTTAGCCTCCTTTGCCGAAATGTACGGACTCGATCGCTATTTACTCGTTTCAAACGGGATGATAAGCGATCGCGCGGGTAGAACTTCTCGTCTTGCCGATGCTTTTGAAGCCATCCTCGGCGCGCTATATCTCAGCACCCACACGATGGAATTGGTGCGTCCTTGGCTGGATCCTCTCCTCAAACAAAAAGCTGAGGAAGTGCGCCGAGATCCGGCACGCGAAAACTATAAAGATGCGTTGCAAGAGTGGACGCAGGCAAAATACAGAGTTTTGCCCGAATATCGCGTACAAAAAAATGAACTCGAAAGTAACGAATTTCACCGTTTCAGCGCTGAAGTTTGGCTGCAAGAACGCTGTTTGGGACAAGGAACAGGAGCGACAAAAAAGGCGGCAGAACAGGCTGCGGCAAAGCAAGCCTTTTTGTCAGTGTGTCCGAATAATGAATAATGGGGAAATTATGAATTATGAGTGATGAATTATGAATTATGAATTATGAATTACGAATTACGAATTACGAATTACGAATTACGAATTACGAATTACGAACAACGCTTTCGGGTTCGCTCGTTCCTTCCGCTGCGATCGCGGGTAGCACCTCAAGCCGATCGCGGCGTTCCGATAGAGAGTCGCTTTGCAGTCCGCGTTGCCTCCCCTTACGCTGAGACAAAAACAGCGCCCCCAGCCCCAGACAGATAATCGTAGCGCTAAAAATTTGACCGAGGACGGGAATCGCCGCGATCGCGACAAACAGCACTAAACCGACGCACAGTGAAATCCAGTTCCGCGCCGACCACTCCGGTTTAAAATTTTGCACGAGAACGCGCCCGCCCCAATAACTCATCGCAATTTGGGGGACGAAACTCACAAAAATTCCAAAAGCGACCAGTAAAGCAAGGTTGGCAACCATTCCCACCCCCAGAACGGGCAGCACTAAACCGCGAAGGGTGTACCCAAAAAGGACAGCTAAGACAAAGGCAACGAAGGCAATCGCGATCGCGATTCCTCCGACCGCCAGTATCGTCGCTGCGCCCCAACCCAAACTCGCCACGGGGCGATCGCGAACCGTCCGCGCTAAACTTTGCGCCCAATGCGGTTTCAATCCCACCAAAAGGCTACCGACTAACGCCAGCGTTGCAAAGCGCTGCAATTGTCGCCAAAACGCGCGCGCGGGATTCACCGGCACTCCCGTTACCTTAGACTCGCTCTCGAGCGGTTCTCGAACCGTACTGCCTGCAATCCAAGCTTTTTTGCCGAGTTTTGCCGTTTCTGGCGAGCGATAAGTGAAATTACCGCCGATCTGGGCGGAGTCGGCAACAGCGAGACCATCGGGAACATTCGGCGGCGCGATCGCGGGTTCGGGGAGGAACGGAATCGTTAGGAAAGAGCGGTTCCCAACCCCGATCTGAACGTTGCCATCGAAGATACCATGCAACGCTACCGCTCCGGCAGACGCGATCGCGTTCCTCTGCACCGTTCCCGCCAGTAAAGCGCGCGCCCCCCCAAACATCATATTCCGACCGACGCGACTGCCGACGCGACTTTCCAAACTCTCCCCTAACCCTGCCACATCTTCGCCAATCTCTGCCCGCTCGTCGAGCAGTAAGACTTCTCCGACTAAGCGTAAATCTCCCCCAACCTTGCCGTTCGCAACCACCGTCTGAGCGATCGCGATCGCGTCCCCCGATACTTCCCCGTTAATCCGTACTTGCCGCGCGATAATCACGGCATCGCCGCCGATGGTTCCATTCACTGTCACCGTCTCGGCCGCGAGGTAAGCATCATCCTCAACCGTACCGTTAATCGTAATCCTTTGCGCCGCGATCGCTGCCGTTCCGCCCACCGTTCCTTCAATCGCTACCGTTTTCGCCCTCAAATACACATCCTCATTTACAATCTTTTTCGCCTCAATCGTCGCGTTCTGCGGAACGTTCGCCGCCCCGACCAGCGTCGTACCCAACGCGAAGATTGCTAGTACCAGTCCGAGGAATTTGAGCAGGCTTCTTCGGGTAGCCCATAAATTGGAGCGCAGTCGAGAACGAAACATAGCGGGGGTTTAAAGTAGAAAATCGGCAGCCGCGAATGCAAGAATAACAGAAGGGACGAGCGAAAAGTCTACCATTTAAAAATTTTGGTCTGTAACTCCATTCATCGCAACCTGCACCCTAGCAGCTTTGCAATCTTAGTTTAACGTTCCTCCCATCTTCATTTTCCTACTCGATCGCTCAAAATGGTACTGCGTTCCACAACACCGAGCGTAATCCCTGGACGCTCTCCTAAGCTTAAGAGCCGGAAAATTCTTATTTCACAGGGTATTCCGAAATTCTCATCGGTAATATCGCTGAATGGTCAAGTGCGAGAAAGCCGCCTTTTTCCGGAATCTTAAGGCATCCGGACGTAAAATATAAAACCTTCTCCTTAAGCTTTAAGCCAGTGGGTAGTTTTTCTACCCTGCGACAGTTACCTAAAGTGAAAAGGAAAGACCGATTCATAACCCAATCGCTCGCTGCAAGTTTCACAATGGCTATCATAGATGAAGATTAGACTCGAATAGCTTTCGGATTAGAGGAGAATGCGCGCTCAATCCGCCGCCTACGCCATGTTGTGAGCCTAAAAGTCCGATCTCCTTTACTTTTCTGCTGCTATGTCTCTCAAAGCAATCAAGCAATTTGCCACCCGAGGGGTCGGTCGCATCCCCCTCAATGCCTTTCTCGTTGTTCCTTTTATAGTGCAAATTGCAGGCATAGTCAGTGTTGTGGGCTACCTTTCTTTTAAAAGCGGTCAAAACGCCGTTAACGACCTCGCCGCTCAACTCCGGCAGCAAATTAGCGATCGCACCGAGCAAAAATTAGACGCATACCTCTCCATACCCCGTCAACTCAACCAAATTAACGTCGATGCTGTCGAACTCGGGCTGCTAAAACTCAACGATTTTACCACCACGGGTCGTTATTTTCTCAAACAGATGCAAGCTTTTGAGATTGGTTATAACAACTTCGGCAATATCAAAGGAGAATTTATTGGTGTCGAACGGCTTAATAGCGGCAAACTCCTGATTAATGAAGTTTCCGAGTCAAAGCAATTAGGCAAACTCTACGTTTACACCACCGACGCAAAAGGAAATCGCACCCGCTTAAAGGAAATCAAAAATTACGATCCGCGCAGTGAAGCTTGGTTCTCAGATACATTCAAAGCTGGAAAACCAACCTGGAGTCCGATTTATGAATGGGAAGATAAACCGGAAATTCTCTCGGTTTCTTATAACTACCCTCTTTACGATCGCGAGCGTAAATTTATCGGCGTTATCGGTATCGATCTTATTCTCTCCCAAATTGGCGAATTCCTCCGCACGCTCAAAATTAGTCCCTCTGCTAAAACTTTTATTATCGAACGCGATGGATTTTTAGTCGCTACCTCAGCATCAGAAGCGCCCTACACTCTCAAAAATGGCAATGCAACGCGCATTAAAGCTTCCCAAGGGCAAGATCGCCTCATGCGAGAAACCGCCCGCTTTCTCGAGAGAAAGTACGGCAATCTCCAGCAAATCCAAAAAGCTCGATTCCTGGATTTCAAGCTGGAAGGAGAACGTCAATTCGTACAAGTCACGCCCTGGCAAGACAAATTCGGCCTCGATTGGTTGATTGTGGTGGTCGTTCCCGAAGCCGATTTTATGGGTCAAATTAATAATAATATTCGCACGACCATTGTCCTCTGTCTCGCCGCTCTCGGAGTTGCGGTTGTCGTCGGCATTCTTACTGCCCGTTGGATTATCTTACCCATTCTCCGGCTTAAGGATGCCGCGATCGCGCTCTCCCAAGGAAATTTCGACTCCATTGTTCCCCTCAATCGCAAAGATGAATTAGGAATTTTAGCCAATGCTTTTAATAGCATGGCCCAGCAATTGCAAGCCTCATTTGCAACCTTAGAAACCCAAAACGCCGAACTGCAACGCCTCGATAAACTCAAAGACGAATTTCTCGCTAATACTTCTCACGAATTGCGCACGCCCCTCAACGGAATTATCGGTTTAGCCGAATCGCTCGTTGATGGCGCGACGGGCGAACTTCCCGATACAACCAAAGCCAATTTAAATACAATTATTGCCTCCGGTCGCCGACTTGCCAATCTCGTTAACGATCTTCTCGATTTCTCTCGCTTGCGGCACAAACATATCGAACTACAACTCACGGCGGTAGGTTTGCGGGAGATTGTTGATTTGGTATTAACCTTTTGTCAAACTCAAGTCGGTCAAAAATCGTTGCAACTGATTAACGCGATCGATCCGGAAACCCCTTTAGTTCTTGCTGATGAAAATCGCTTGCAACAAATCCTCTATAATTTAGTCGGAAATGCTATCAAATTCACCGAATCTGGCATCGTTGAAGTCTCGGCACAATTAGTTTTTCCCGAACCGCCTCCGAGCGATGATGAGCGTTTGTTTGCCACGACCGGAAACCTTGCCATCTCTGTTAAAGATACCGGCATTGGCATTCCCGAAGATCGATATGAGAAAATTTTTGAATCTTTTGAACAAGCGGATGGTTCCACTGCCAGAGAGTACGGCGGAACCGGTTTAGGACTCGCCGTTACCCAAAAACTGGTCGAGTTGCATGGGGGAGAAATTCATCTTACTTCTCAAGTTGGCGTTGGCTCGGAGTTTGTGTTTACGCTGCCCTTAGCTCGGTCGGCAGACAGCAAGTTACAACGCTGGGAAGATCGAGAGCGAAATAGGTCGCTTTCCTTAAAAGATTTGCGGCAAGCTCAAGACTTGCAAGCGACAAAATCAACCGCACAAATGATTGCCAAGCTAAGCGATAGATGCCCTCTTATTTTAACAGATAATAAGCCCAAGGTTAACAGTCAATTCAGGATTTTAATTGTCGATGACGAACCCGTAAACTTACAAGTTCTCGCCAATCATTTGTTACTAGAAAATTACGCGATCGCGCAGGCGACGAATGGTTTTGAGGCACTGGAAATTCTCAATAGAGGGTTTAAACCCGACCTGATTCTGCTCGACGTGATGATGCCGCGCATGACGGGTTACGAAGTTTGTCAAAAGATTCGAGAAAGCTTCCCCGCTCTAGAGTTACCAATCGTCATGCTCACTGCCAAGAATCAAACCGAGGATTTAGTGCAAGCCTTTAATCTCGGGGCTAACGATTACTTAACAAAGCCTTTCGTTAAAAAAGAACTGCTCGCTCGCATTAAAACTCATATCAGTTTGTCTAAGATTAACGCTGCTTACGGTCGCTTTGTCCCGCACGATTTTCTCAAGTTTTTAGGGAAAGAGAGCATCATCGATGTCGAACTTGGCGATCATACCTACAAAGAAATGACAATTCTCTTTTCGGACATTCGCTCGTTCACTACCCTTTCCGAGCAAATGTCCCCAGAAGATAATTTCAACTTTATTAACAGTTATTTGAAGCGCGTCAGTCCGGTCATTCGCAATCGCAACGGCTTCATTGATAAATATATCGGCGATGCGATTATGGCTTTATTTCCCCGCTGCGCTGATGATGCGGTTAAAGGTGCAATTGAAATGCAGGAACAAATTCGGCTGTATAACGCACACCGCGAGATGCAAGGATACGTTCCGATTTCAAGCGGTATGGGGCTGCATACTGGAGATATGATGTTAGGCACGATTGGCGAAGAACAGCGTATGGAAAGCACTGTAATTTCCGACGCGGTGAATTTAGCCTCTCGTTTGGAAAGTCTGACGAAACCTTATGGGGCAAAAATTTTAATCAGTCAGGAGACGCTATACTCGCTGGCTGATATGGAGAAGTTTCACTATCGATTTCTCGATCGCGTTCGCGTTAAGGGCAAAAATCAGGCGATCGCGATTTTCGAGATTTTTGACGGCGATCCTGAAGAAGTTCGAGCGCTCAAGCTGCAAACCAAAAGCGAGTTCGAGCGTGCAATTGTTTATTACTACCAGCAACAGTTAGAACCCGCCGAGCAAATTTTCCAAGAAATCTTGCGCCTCAACCCCGAAGATCGCGCCGCCGCCCTCTACCTGACGCGCTGCACCCAAAACCCAGATTCCCTCCCCATCGAAGGCGAGCTAGGTACAGAAATCTTAACCTCGAATTATAGCGTCACCCTAGGCGAATAAAGAATTGAAACGGGAAAATTAAAATAATTGGAAGAGCAGTTAGACCCGCTCGAACTTTGGATTCCGGTATTCGGTAAGTTTTAAGGCGCGCGATCGTCAGCAACAAGTATAATTACTCAATGCCACACCTCATTATTCGTTAAGTGAGACTTAATCGCTTGACAAGCTTAGCTTTCCGAAATCGTAAAAATCAAAAATAGAATTAAGAAGAGAATTTCATAAGTGTGAATTTTTGATGAAAAGCTTGAGACTTCTAAGCATTTATCGGGTCAAAAAAATAGGTATTATCCACGTTTAATTTCAGCCATTGAATGCGTTTATAATACGAGCTAGAAATCGAAACTAACACTGTGTTGGAGAATCAAATGCAGCTTACACGCCGTCAACAACTGGGTGATTTCAGCAGTCTGGTCTGCTTTAAAGCAGCAATTGCCGGAATGGAAGAAGCCTTGGGCGAAAAAGCAACCGCGATCGCGCTGACTGCGGCCGGTCGCAAGCGCGGGAAATCTCTCGTTCAAACACTGGGGTTAAGCCATACTTCCCTACCTAACGAGGAAATTGTCACCCAACTCCAAAAAGCTCTCGGCATAGAAGGAACCCGGTTGTGCATTGTTGAAAAGATCGAAACAGAAGGAGACAAATATAAAGTTTATGTCTCCGAAGCCCTCTGTAGTGCTGGCGAACCCGACGGAAGCGATCGCAAATGCTTATTTACCCTAGGAGCCGTCTGGGGCGCAATGGAAGAAATCTTAAACAAAAAATTCCGGGGCGTTCATACCGAAAGCGTATTGAAAGGCTCTCCCTACGACATCTTTGAACTCACGCCCATGTAAACTAATGGGCATCCTGCCCCTAGGGGCGATCGCTTGCTGTACTCGTTTTGAAATTATTAAGGAGAATTCAGAATGCCACTCAACGTCATGAGCCTTGAATCCACGCTGCAAAACTTCGTCGCTCAAACCAACGATATCCAAGGAGCCGCCCTCGTCTCTCCCGACGGTCTTCCTCTGGCTTCTAACCTGCAAGGCAACATGGACGAAGAACGAGTCGCAGCTATGTCTGCAACCATGTTGTCCCTCGGCGAACGCATTGGGATGGAACTCGCTCGAGGTAGCATCGATCGCATTTACGTTGAAGGAAACCAAGGCTACGCCATTCTGACGGGCTGCGGCGAGGATGCTGTCCTGCTTGTTCTTGCGGCTGCATCGGCAAAACAAGGCGTGCTAATGCTCGAAATCAAGCGCCTCGTTGCCGAACTGAAAGGCTATCTGAGCTAAACGGCTCCAACTCGGACGGGATTCATTGGTTGTCAGGAAAGAGGGAGTCATAATATGGGGATTTCGGGTCGTTTAATTACATTTTCTTTAGCAGAAGTTCTGCAAATTCTCGCTCGCGGACGAAAAACCGGATTGCTAACCATTCAAGGATTAGCTGACGAACAATGGCATCCCGCCCATTATATTTGGTTCTACAACGGCCGCATCGTTGGAGCCGCCTCCTCGCTCGATTGCCAAGGACTATTACTCATGATGCACCAGCGCAAATGGCTGAGTCCCCAAGCGCTGTCCGAACTCAACCAATTACGCGAACTCGACACTCCCCTCGGCTCTTACTTAAAAATCAAAAGTCACCTCCAAGGCGAACAACTCAAACTCCTGTTCCACGTTCAAGTGCTTCAACGAGTTTGCACGCTGTTTAAATACAAAGACGGACGCTTTAAATTTGACTCCCAAGCGCCGCTTCCCAAGGCCGAAATGACAGGAATGAGTATCTCCGGAGTTGAAGGCATTTTATTAGGACTGCGCGTTCTACGAGATTGGAGCGCGCTAACGGACAAACTTCCCAGCCCGAAAATAGGGTTGATAAAACCCTTGGGGGCTAAGCTGACGTTGAGCTTAGATAGCTTAGAACGGAAAGTTTGGGACTTGGCAGATGGAATGTTTTCCCTCGAGGAAATTGCCGTTCGTACCGCCCTGCCTATTACCGCGATCCAACAGACAGCTTTTCGGTTAATATCGGTTGGATTGGTCGAAGAAGTCGCGATCGAAGCTTACCTCCCCACACTGGAGATCGTCGCCCCTCTGCCAGAAGAGCCGAGCGATACTCCCAAGCAAGAAGAAATTTCCCCTTCGTTTCTCAAAAATTTAGTAGGCTTTTTAAAGAGCAAAGTTTCATACCCAGGAGTTTCCTCATCAGTTCGCCAGAATTTACTCAACATTCAGAGGAGTTAACACTTAATGGAGTTAATGCGATTAGTCGTAACGGGAGCCGTCGGAGCCGGGAAAAGTACCTTCGTTCGCACTGCCAGCGAAATTGAAGTTGTCGATACCGATCGCACCGCAACTGATACAACCGCTCTCCTCAAAAAAAGCACTACCGTCGCGATGGATTTTGGCAAATTTACCTTCGGTTCCGACAGAACCTTGCACGTTTATGGAACTCCCGGTCAAGCCCGCTTTGACTTTATGTGGGATTTGTTAATCGCCAAAGCTAACGCTTATATTTTGCTTGTCGCCGCCAATCGCCCCGAAGAATTTCGCCACTCTCGACAAATTCTCACTTTCATCAATCGGCGCGTTAAAATTCCAATGGTACTCGGCATTACCCATAGCGACTGCGAAGATGCTTGGGAAGGTGAAGATATTGCTTGCGCCCTCGGATTTCCGTTTGAAAATTTTCCACCCATCTTAACCGTAAACCCAAACGATCGCACCTCCACCATTGAAGCGTTAATCGCCCTCGTCGAGCATTGTTTGTTGCACTCACCTCAAACGGTTCGCCGCTAAAGGATAACAGACAAGCTTGCAAAAATTAATCGCTCGTCAAGTTAAACGGCTGCCTCTCATCAATTCAGTTCGTTATCCATTAAGCACCTATGTAGAATTATTTACACATCGCCATGAGCTAGAAGCACTGTAAGCCAAGGGTTTCGGTGCTTAAAAATTGGTAATTTATTTTGCCTAGGTGCTTATCCATTATCCATTATCAATTAAACTGTGGAACCCCCTCTCGAACGCTTCAAACTCTCTCAAACGGCGAAAGACCAACTGGTTAAACTCAAACGCC includes these proteins:
- a CDS encoding response regulator, with the protein product MSLKAIKQFATRGVGRIPLNAFLVVPFIVQIAGIVSVVGYLSFKSGQNAVNDLAAQLRQQISDRTEQKLDAYLSIPRQLNQINVDAVELGLLKLNDFTTTGRYFLKQMQAFEIGYNNFGNIKGEFIGVERLNSGKLLINEVSESKQLGKLYVYTTDAKGNRTRLKEIKNYDPRSEAWFSDTFKAGKPTWSPIYEWEDKPEILSVSYNYPLYDRERKFIGVIGIDLILSQIGEFLRTLKISPSAKTFIIERDGFLVATSASEAPYTLKNGNATRIKASQGQDRLMRETARFLERKYGNLQQIQKARFLDFKLEGERQFVQVTPWQDKFGLDWLIVVVVPEADFMGQINNNIRTTIVLCLAALGVAVVVGILTARWIILPILRLKDAAIALSQGNFDSIVPLNRKDELGILANAFNSMAQQLQASFATLETQNAELQRLDKLKDEFLANTSHELRTPLNGIIGLAESLVDGATGELPDTTKANLNTIIASGRRLANLVNDLLDFSRLRHKHIELQLTAVGLREIVDLVLTFCQTQVGQKSLQLINAIDPETPLVLADENRLQQILYNLVGNAIKFTESGIVEVSAQLVFPEPPPSDDERLFATTGNLAISVKDTGIGIPEDRYEKIFESFEQADGSTAREYGGTGLGLAVTQKLVELHGGEIHLTSQVGVGSEFVFTLPLARSADSKLQRWEDRERNRSLSLKDLRQAQDLQATKSTAQMIAKLSDRCPLILTDNKPKVNSQFRILIVDDEPVNLQVLANHLLLENYAIAQATNGFEALEILNRGFKPDLILLDVMMPRMTGYEVCQKIRESFPALELPIVMLTAKNQTEDLVQAFNLGANDYLTKPFVKKELLARIKTHISLSKINAAYGRFVPHDFLKFLGKESIIDVELGDHTYKEMTILFSDIRSFTTLSEQMSPEDNFNFINSYLKRVSPVIRNRNGFIDKYIGDAIMALFPRCADDAVKGAIEMQEQIRLYNAHREMQGYVPISSGMGLHTGDMMLGTIGEEQRMESTVISDAVNLASRLESLTKPYGAKILISQETLYSLADMEKFHYRFLDRVRVKGKNQAIAIFEIFDGDPEEVRALKLQTKSEFERAIVYYYQQQLEPAEQIFQEILRLNPEDRAAALYLTRCTQNPDSLPIEGELGTEILTSNYSVTLGE
- a CDS encoding hydrocarbon-binding protein — protein: MQLTRRQQLGDFSSLVCFKAAIAGMEEALGEKATAIALTAAGRKRGKSLVQTLGLSHTSLPNEEIVTQLQKALGIEGTRLCIVEKIETEGDKYKVYVSEALCSAGEPDGSDRKCLFTLGAVWGAMEEILNKKFRGVHTESVLKGSPYDIFELTPM
- the rnc gene encoding ribonuclease III — its product is MLDPRRKKELKRLIEKLGLPDNVRVDFNLLDLALTHPSISKTANYEQLEFVGDAVVRLASSEVLLETYPEATVGEFAAVRSILVSDRVLASFAEMYGLDRYLLVSNGMISDRAGRTSRLADAFEAILGALYLSTHTMELVRPWLDPLLKQKAEEVRRDPARENYKDALQEWTQAKYRVLPEYRVQKNELESNEFHRFSAEVWLQERCLGQGTGATKKAAEQAAAKQAFLSVCPNNE
- a CDS encoding DUF4388 domain-containing protein, yielding MGISGRLITFSLAEVLQILARGRKTGLLTIQGLADEQWHPAHYIWFYNGRIVGAASSLDCQGLLLMMHQRKWLSPQALSELNQLRELDTPLGSYLKIKSHLQGEQLKLLFHVQVLQRVCTLFKYKDGRFKFDSQAPLPKAEMTGMSISGVEGILLGLRVLRDWSALTDKLPSPKIGLIKPLGAKLTLSLDSLERKVWDLADGMFSLEEIAVRTALPITAIQQTAFRLISVGLVEEVAIEAYLPTLEIVAPLPEEPSDTPKQEEISPSFLKNLVGFLKSKVSYPGVSSSVRQNLLNIQRS
- a CDS encoding roadblock/LC7 domain-containing protein; the protein is MPLNVMSLESTLQNFVAQTNDIQGAALVSPDGLPLASNLQGNMDEERVAAMSATMLSLGERIGMELARGSIDRIYVEGNQGYAILTGCGEDAVLLVLAAASAKQGVLMLEIKRLVAELKGYLS
- a CDS encoding ATP/GTP-binding protein; translated protein: MELMRLVVTGAVGAGKSTFVRTASEIEVVDTDRTATDTTALLKKSTTVAMDFGKFTFGSDRTLHVYGTPGQARFDFMWDLLIAKANAYILLVAANRPEEFRHSRQILTFINRRVKIPMVLGITHSDCEDAWEGEDIACALGFPFENFPPILTVNPNDRTSTIEALIALVEHCLLHSPQTVRR